The window CAGTAAAAGGGGCAAAAATGCACAGTGCATAATTTCAAAGTGACAACAATCAAAGTTccttggaaaaggaagaaaaacattacTCTTTTTGTACTTGTTATGTAATTGTGCTTGTCCTTGGACACACTTCACCTGCAATCACACTTCTTGCAGTTTGGTGCAGAATTTCTATtacttctttatattttttcatcGTCATcgctatttatttttttaaatgtgatgGGGCTTGCCTGCCTTAAAGAGGTTTTTGAAACATCTGTGTGCATGGTGGACATGGCTATAGTCTCATAATCCTCCTCACGGGAGTGGAAgtgacaaaaatgaaaaaaaaactgcAGGTCCCTTTGGAAGTTCTTATTGAGAAACCCGTAGAAGATAGGATTCACACAGGTGGAGATCATGGCAGTGAGGTGGCAAATCAGGAACAAGAGGTTGTGGCTGCAGGTAGCAACAGGCAGAATTTCATGATTCCAATCAAACACGATGTTGAAGATGGTGAGAGGCAGCCAGCAAACTGCAAATGCGACCACTATTGATATCAGCATGATGTTGATCCTTTTGGTTTCAGAGGATCTGTACTTACTGTCTCTCATCTTGTCCATCatgttgttccttttttttaaccGTATGTATATCTGCAGGAAATGCAACAAAGAGAAACACATGGAATAAATTAACCTACCACTGTCACCTCTGCAAGAATAAACAAACATCAGGTAGAACAAAGTACACATTGCAAGAGGATTCTATCTTACCTTCAGGtagcaaataaatataaaacaaagtGGTCCAAAGTATTGAATCACCAGAAGCGTTGTGGTATAAGAAagcctggcagtgtcccaggggaACAGGTCCAAGCACACATATTTGTCCTTATATTCATCAAATGTAACATTTCTGAAGGGCTCATCTGTCAATACATGGTAGATCAGGAAAGGCAAGGAGGAAGCTGTGGCTAAAATCCATATGGCAGCAATCCCCATGTAGGCATGCCTGTTGTTCGGCCTCCAGCCGCGGGGATTGATGATCAGCTGGTGGCGCTCCACAGCAATGAGGACTAAAGAAAAGACCGAGACGGTGATGGAGGCACATTGCACAAAAGGGTTCAACTTGCACATGgcctccccaaaaatccagtgGTCCATTAAAGTGTACACGAAGGTAAAGGGAAGACACATGATGGTCACTAGGAGATCAGAAAAGGATAGGTTGACAATGAGGATGTTGGTAACATTGCGCAtctccttttgttttaaaatgatgACAATCAAGGCCAGATTCCCAGAGACTCCCAGAATTATCACAGTCCCGTAAGCCAAGGCCAAAGTGAAGACCATGGCCAAAGGCACATGGCAATCTTCGTCCTCAAACTGCAAGATCTGCGAGTTCATCTCCGAAAAATTCAGGTGACCGGAAATATTTCCCAGTGGGGCGTGAACCGAGGTATTCATGTTGTTCCCAACTCGCCGACGACCtttgccgccgccgccgcgttCATCCAGACCGCTCCGAGCTCAGAACGCGCCCGCCGGCCCCGCAGCGGAGCCCGGGCCGAGCCCGCTCCTCAGTCAGTGCCGCATCTCCCTCGCAGCACCTGGGGAGAAGGGAAGCAGCGGGGCCGGTCACCGCGGGGAACGGCTCCTGCCCCGGGCGGAGCGCGGAGCGCCCGTGTCCCGCGGCAGCGGAGCCGCCCGCTCCCGCCAGTCCCCGCCGGGCTCCCTCCGCTCCCCGCCGGGCTCCCGCCGCTCCCCTCCGCTCCCCTCCGCTCCCCTCCGGGCTCCCTCCGCTCCCCTCCGCTCCCCTCCGCTCCCTGCCGGGCTCCCTCCGCTCCCCGCCGGGCTGCGCAGGGAGGCAGCGGGCCGGAGCCAGGCGCAGGACGGCCGGCGGGGAcccgagccctgcccggcccgtTCCCGCCGGCACAAGTCGCACGAAATAGCAAGCCGGGAAGCGATTTCAGCCTTCCCACCAGCGCAGCCTCCACTTTATGTTTTACATCTCATTCTCACAAGTTTAATCTGCAAACGTCTGCTTTCTTAAACTGCTCTAAATGAAATTATATCCAGGCATTACatgaggaggaggggaaagccCATCTGACTAATGTGACGGGTGGAAAAATGACTcaattgctgcttttttttttttttttttccaaaacacatACGCTTGATGTTGAGCGGCCAAGTGccctcagcagcactggcaatGAGTCAAAGGTAAATCAGGAACTCTGAACACCTTAACCTTAGCtagcagggctgtgcagcaaagaaagaagaataaaagacaaaagacaaaactCAGCAAATTTTAAACACCCAGAAAATTTCTTTAGCCATGCAAGGGAAATAGACATGTTTGAATTACCACCCATTGGCAATGCTTTGGCTTTTAAAGATCTGAAAATCAAGCATATGTGTTCAGAAgcaaattaagaaataaaatcaaattaattgaTAAACCATTAGTGCCACTGAATCTGGGTATCATTAGTGGCTCTGCATTCCACACTGAGTCTGGAACTTTCTCTCTGCCCACTCCTGTGAGCTAAATTTATTGCTCACTAAACCTTAGGTTATGGTAATGGAAGTAATGCCACTTAAAATTCACACAAGTGGGTTTCAAATGTGTCTTTATATGGCATTTATCAGAAAAGCTCTAAAAACATTGCCCACTAAAACGTTCTTCAATAGAAGTTACCCTGAATAGGTGAGCTTTTGTTCTTAAATGATACTCAGTATAAATCTCTGTACTATGTAAGTCTCTGGAGAAGAATTGTCTTTGTCTCTTACTGGTGGCAGACACCCTTTTAACCAGGCACATGCTGGgcaccagagctggggctgcctcctcCCTAGGGCAGTGTGTGAGGGCTGGgcttgcagctgcagctcctcctgagggTCAGCCAAAGGATGACCAAGCCAATGCCATGGCCTGTCGCTGCTGTCAGGAGCTAACCCCGGCTGGCTCTTCTGGCTCTTTCAGTCAGCACAAGGCTACCTGAAACTGTGACAGGCAATGGAGCTTGCCTCTGAGTGACATTTTACTGTGAGAGTTAACAGCAGTGATTTCAGACAAAAGGCTTCTCTGTTTGTCTACTCTGATTTTCAAACTATCTAGGTATGCATCTGAGCACTACCTCTCAGACCTTCTGCTAACTAAACTGATCAGATTTCCTAGTCCACCAAATCTGGTTTGGGGTCTAATAAAGAAATTTCCACCCCAAGATCCCTTGAAGCATCACTTCTGTCACAGCCAGAAGTGCTTTACCCAAATGGAAAGTGTGTggctgatgtggagagccagGGCTCCTCAATTCCCAGTGTAACTTTATCAGAGTCTGAAAATCAACACCTGCATTTAATCATGAGCCCCATCATCGCTTGTATGG is drawn from Haemorhous mexicanus isolate bHaeMex1 chromosome 4, bHaeMex1.pri, whole genome shotgun sequence and contains these coding sequences:
- the NPY1R gene encoding neuropeptide Y receptor type 1 is translated as MNTSVHAPLGNISGHLNFSEMNSQILQFEDEDCHVPLAMVFTLALAYGTVIILGVSGNLALIVIILKQKEMRNVTNILIVNLSFSDLLVTIMCLPFTFVYTLMDHWIFGEAMCKLNPFVQCASITVSVFSLVLIAVERHQLIINPRGWRPNNRHAYMGIAAIWILATASSLPFLIYHVLTDEPFRNVTFDEYKDKYVCLDLFPWDTARLSYTTTLLVIQYFGPLCFIFICYLKIYIRLKKRNNMMDKMRDSKYRSSETKRINIMLISIVVAFAVCWLPLTIFNIVFDWNHEILPVATCSHNLLFLICHLTAMISTCVNPIFYGFLNKNFQRDLQFFFHFCHFHSREEDYETIAMSTMHTDVSKTSLRQASPITFKKINSDDDEKI